The DNA region GCGCCTCGAGACGGAGCCGGTCGGTTTCGATCACCTCGGGAAAGAGCACGGTCATATCGACCGAGACGAACGCGGGGTAAAAAGTACTATCCAGGGTGTGTTAACCAGCCACAATAGATATTGTTGCGCGAGTTCGTCGTCATCGCTCACGAGAGTGTGACGACAGCAGCCTCGGGGGCACAGGAGAAAGCGGATGTGGCGAAAGGAGTGGGCGAGGCGGTGAGTTGGCCTCGTTTCCCGGGAACGAGGCGCGACGGGCCGAGACGACGCGCAATGCCGGTCGTGACGTGAAAAGCGTCTTGTAACCGGCATCAGTAGGTGGTAGGCGAGCGGATAAAAACCCAGTGGTCTCGGCAGCGTAGACTACAGTCGCCGATCCCGCAGGGCCGGAAACCGCGACCGGACCTCCGAAACCGTCCCCGCGTCGACATCGGCCATCACCAGGGCGGGGTCGTCCCCGCTCGAGGCCAGTACCGTCCCCCAGGGGTCGTAGACGGTCGACCGTCCGAGCAGGGAGGCCTCCTCGAACGACCCCGACCCGTTGATCGTCGCCACGTAACACTGGTTCTCGATCGCTCGCGCTCGAGACAGCGTCTGCCAGTGCTCGAGGCGCGGGTACGGCCACGCGCTCGGGACCAGGATCAACTCGACGCCCTGGTCGACCAGCCGTCGGTACAGTTCCGGAAACCGCAGGTCGTAACACGTACTGACGCCGACGGTGAGCCCGCAGACCGTCGCCGTCTCGATGGCCTCCCCGGGGACGAGGAGTTCGGTTTCGGCGGATTCGTACCCGAACAGGTGGTGTTTCCGGTAGACCAGCTCGAGGTTGCCCGACGCGGAGAGCAGCGCGGTAGTGTTCGCGTATCCCTCGTCGGCGGGCGTCTCCACCGAGTCGGTCGCCGCGAGGTCCTCGACGAAGCTGCCCGTGAGGACGGCGACGTCGTTCTCGATGGCGGCGTCGCGAAGTCGGCCCAGGGTCTCTCCCTCGAGCGGTTCCGCGCTGCGCGCGTACAGATCGAACTCGAAGTACCCTACCGTGAAGAGTTCGGGCAGGGCGACGAGGTCGGCACCGCGAGCGGCCGCTCGTTCGATCGCGTCGACCGCCCGGTCGCGGTTACCCTCGAGGTCGCCGGCCTCGACCGCCAGTTGGGCGAGTGCTAGGGAGATGCCCTCGTTCTCGTTCACGTCTTCGCGCCCGGCCGCTCCGTGCTCGTCTGTCGTCGCCTCCGCCGCCGCGTCGGTATTTTCGGTCATGGTGGTGTGTGAGTCCGTCGTGCGTGTCTCGTCTACCGTACTCGTGACCCGCCCGTCGGCGTCCCGGTCACTCGACCTCGCACTCGAGTTCGCGCTGCAGGTTCTCGAGTTCACCGTCGAGGTTACGCTTGAAGAAGCGTTCGACGCCCGGCAGGTGTCCGTCGACGACGAAGGTATTGTCGACGCGGCTTCCTCCGTCTGTCTCGGTGATCTCGTGTTCGCCCGTGACGTCGAGCAGCTTCGACCGGCCGATGAACTTGACGTACTCCGGCGGGCGCCTGATGACGTCTTCGGTGTCGACGCTGACCGTTCGCGTCACCAGCGGAAGCGGGATCTCGACGTGCCAGGTCGCCCGTCGGCCGTCGGGGTCGTCCGTCGTGAAGTCTTTGACGACGCTAATCGCTCGAGCGCGCTTCTCCGGATCGGCGATGAACGCCCAGACGCGCTCGGGTGGTGCCTGTAACTCGAACGACCGATCGATCCGGACAGTCATACTCCTTTGTCGGTGGGTAAATGGTAAAAAGACGGTGAATTGAGCGAACTGCCGTTCACGCACGCCTCGATAGGTCGGCTGCCGGGCGACACACTCCCCGAGTGGTTCGGCCGTGCAGCCGTGGGCCGTGTGGCCGTTCGATCCGAGACCGAGCGGTTAGCTCATCGTGACCTTCCAGGTCGTCGAGCGCGCGCGGCCCCACTTCTCGATGTCGATGTCCTCGGTCTTCTCGGCGAGGTGGGGGAGGCGGACGCCGACCTGTTTCGAAGAGAGGCCGATCGCTTTGGCGATATTTTTCGCACGGAAGTACTGCTCGCCACGGGCGGCGCTCTCACGGAGGTACGAGATTATCCGCTGCTCTTCGTCGGAGTAGTCCGTCATCGTCCGTACGTAAGATAGGTCGTCTGTAGCCTTAACTCTTGAGAGGGGTTTCAGCCGATGGCGGTCGAAGAGAACCGCCCGTCCGTCGTCTGTCTCGAGCAGCGTGCAGTCAGTGCCAGTAGAAGTGCATGCCGACGATCGCCAGCGCGCTGAACGTGACCGCGGCGGCGAAGCCCCAGGCCGCCGAAATCTCCGGAGCCGTCGTGAGCATCACGAGTGCGCTGATGATCGCAACGGCGCCGAACACCAGCCCCACTCCGACCCCTTTGTCGGTCGTCTGCGTGTGGTCTGCCATGCTGGCGCGTTGTGTGGGGGCCTCCTTAATTGCATTCATTCGCGTTAGTGACCCCATCATTCGCGGCAACGACCCCATTCGTTCGCATCACGACTCCCGTCTTTCAGCCGAGCCAGCACGCCCCTTCGCAGGCGCCTCGAGCGACGGCGGAGCCGCCGATATCTATTCCAGACAATCCCGCACGTTTAAGTCTCGAGGTTCGAACGGGTATCACGAACGCATGGTACGCCAGACGATCCGATCACTCTTCTTCGGGAGCGCCTTTCGAATCGCGGGAACCCTCGTGCTCGCCGTCGCCGTCACCATCGGCGGCGCGTTCGGTGCGGGGGTGCTCGGCGTCCCCACGCTCGAGTCGATGGACAACGAGTTCGGCGACGTCGACGACGAACGAACCGAGATCCTGACCGACCTGACGATTCACAATCCGAACCCGATCGGTCTGGGTTCCGCCGATGTCGACGCGAGCTACGACGTCTCGATGAACGGCGTCGAGATGGCCAACGGGAGCGGCAAGAACATCACCGTCGAGCCGGGCACGTCGACTGAATCACTCCAGACTGAGATGCGAAACGAGCGCATTCCCGGCTGGTGGGTGACACACATCGAAAACGACGAGCAGACCCAGGTCGAGATCGATGCGACCATCTCGAGCGGCCTCCTCAATCGATCGACCGAGGTAACGAACGAGCAGACCGTCGAGACGGACCTTCTCTCGGCCTTTAACTCCGAGGAGACTCGACCGATCAACGCCGACCGGGCGCTCGTCGAGGATCCAATCCTCTACGTCAACGCCACGCGAGGCGAGTGGGCCGGCGTCGACCAGCAACACACGGAACTCAGGCTCGAGTTCGACGTCTACAACCCCAAGAGTTACGCGATCCCGGCGAGCCAGCTCGGCTACGAGATTACGATGAACGGCGTGACCGTCGGCCTCGGCGAGAGCGACCGTGAGTACGTCCTCCCACCCGGCGAGGAGACGACGATCGTGACGACGACGCGCATCGAGAACGAGAACCTCGACGACTGGTGGGTCACCCACATCGAGAACGACCAGGTCTCGGATCTCCGGATTGAATTCGATGCGACCTTCGAACTGGCCTCCGGCACGACGATCACGATTCGCCTCGAGTCGATGACCTACGAGGAAACGATGGAGACTGACATCTGGGGGAACGACGAGGCTAGTGAGACGGGCTCAAACTCGAGTTCGGCCGACAACTCGAATTCGACCTCGAACTCGAGCGACGGAGAGACGAACGCGACCGACGAGACGGAGTCGGACGTCGAGGGTGCCGAGACCAACGACGAGACGGATGACGGTGCCGAAGAAGATATCGACGGCGGAACTGGCGAGGATGCGGATAGCACTGGTGACGGCGGAAGCGACGGGACCGACGATGGCGACACGAACAGTACGGACGACGAGGAAGACGACGACTCCCTGCTCGGCTCCTGACCAGCGACAGGATTTTGTCACCGGCGCCTGTATCCCTTCTCATGCAACGGAGTCAAACCGCTCCTGATCGCGTTCTTCTCGCACAGCCTCGCTACTGACGACGACCAGGACGAGACCCGCGAGTCCGCCGACGACTCGATCGTCGTTCGCCCCGACGACGGCGGAATCACCCTCCAACTCGAGGAAACGACTCGTACACTCACTCGCGAGGAGGCCCTGGCGGTCCAGTCGGCGATCGGCGACGCGCTGACCGATCGCCGCGAGTACGTCCACACCGCCGGCACCCGGCGCGAGGACGGCTCGTACGTGGTCTCCCGGCGTAGTGCCGACTCGACGGGGAACCAGCAGGTGTTCGACTCGTTCGAGGCGCTCGAGTCCCTGTACGCCGACCTTCCGAACCAGTTCGACGCCGACGTGGTCGGACGCCAGGGGACGAGAATTACGGGCTCGAGGCGTCACATGCTGGTACGCCACTTCGTCGAGCATCCGGCGTTCGACTGCCGACTCGTGAGTCGGCGGCCGCTCGAGGTGGTAAAACGGTGAAACGGTAGCCGCCGATCGAGTGTTTACGAGACTCGAGAGACTCGAGCACGACGGGGACTCAAGGGTCCTATTTGATCGTCGTGTGCTCGGACTCCTCGTTCAGCGCCAGGTTCGCCGCAATCTCGACGTTTCGAATCGCGTACTGGGCCGTCTGCTGGAGGCTGACCAGCACCTCCCTGACCTGGAGGAGGTCCCCGTTTTGCATCTCGGGCAGGTCCGCGAGGATCTCTCGTTCGCGGTCGGAAATGTCGTGAAACAGTTTGCGAGCCTCGATCGTCTTGTCGTAGTTGCGCTCGACGGCCGACTCGACGGCGAGAGCCGTGATCTCGTCGACGGCCTCCGTGAGTTCCCGAATTTCGCGCATCACCGACTTCTCGACGTTGAGGGTATGGCCCTCCGCTTCCATCACGATGTCGGCGATGTCCTCGGCGTTGTCTGCCGTCAACTCGAGGTTCTTCGCGATCGACCGGTAGCCGATCAGGGGGAAGCCCGACTCGAGGCCGACGGCACGAGCGAGCGTGGGATTCTGGTAGGCCGTGAAAATCAGGCGCAAGAGGAGAACGAAGATCTTGTTTGCCTGGCGCTCCCGGTTGAGCGCCCGCTGG from Natronosalvus rutilus includes:
- a CDS encoding carbon-nitrogen family hydrolase, which gives rise to MTENTDAAAEATTDEHGAAGREDVNENEGISLALAQLAVEAGDLEGNRDRAVDAIERAAARGADLVALPELFTVGYFEFDLYARSAEPLEGETLGRLRDAAIENDVAVLTGSFVEDLAATDSVETPADEGYANTTALLSASGNLELVYRKHHLFGYESAETELLVPGEAIETATVCGLTVGVSTCYDLRFPELYRRLVDQGVELILVPSAWPYPRLEHWQTLSRARAIENQCYVATINGSGSFEEASLLGRSTVYDPWGTVLASSGDDPALVMADVDAGTVSEVRSRFPALRDRRL
- a CDS encoding CoxG family protein, producing the protein MTVRIDRSFELQAPPERVWAFIADPEKRARAISVVKDFTTDDPDGRRATWHVEIPLPLVTRTVSVDTEDVIRRPPEYVKFIGRSKLLDVTGEHEITETDGGSRVDNTFVVDGHLPGVERFFKRNLDGELENLQRELECEVE
- a CDS encoding DUF7123 family protein, with the protein product MTDYSDEEQRIISYLRESAARGEQYFRAKNIAKAIGLSSKQVGVRLPHLAEKTEDIDIEKWGRARSTTWKVTMS
- a CDS encoding DUF7525 family protein yields the protein MADHTQTTDKGVGVGLVFGAVAIISALVMLTTAPEISAAWGFAAAVTFSALAIVGMHFYWH
- a CDS encoding LEA type 2 family protein, whose protein sequence is MVRQTIRSLFFGSAFRIAGTLVLAVAVTIGGAFGAGVLGVPTLESMDNEFGDVDDERTEILTDLTIHNPNPIGLGSADVDASYDVSMNGVEMANGSGKNITVEPGTSTESLQTEMRNERIPGWWVTHIENDEQTQVEIDATISSGLLNRSTEVTNEQTVETDLLSAFNSEETRPINADRALVEDPILYVNATRGEWAGVDQQHTELRLEFDVYNPKSYAIPASQLGYEITMNGVTVGLGESDREYVLPPGEETTIVTTTRIENENLDDWWVTHIENDQVSDLRIEFDATFELASGTTITIRLESMTYEETMETDIWGNDEASETGSNSSSADNSNSTSNSSDGETNATDETESDVEGAETNDETDDGAEEDIDGGTGEDADSTGDGGSDGTDDGDTNSTDDEEDDDSLLGS
- a CDS encoding DUF7528 family protein, encoding MTDRREYVHTAGTRREDGSYVVSRRSADSTGNQQVFDSFEALESLYADLPNQFDADVVGRQGTRITGSRRHMLVRHFVEHPAFDCRLVSRRPLEVVKR
- a CDS encoding phosphate signaling complex PhoU family protein, translated to METRKVQRLGPSTLAMTLPAEWASEHGVEKGDEVSLRMGGKGTLTVMPESANFEETEATIRTDNLDADAVERAIVAQYVLGRRVIRIECTDGALESAHINAVYRAETQLMGLGVIEETPESISIRCSVDPEDFTLDNLLERLERTGRTMRGEAIKALAHGNPDLAQRALNRERQANKIFVLLLRLIFTAYQNPTLARAVGLESGFPLIGYRSIAKNLELTADNAEDIADIVMEAEGHTLNVEKSVMREIRELTEAVDEITALAVESAVERNYDKTIEARKLFHDISDREREILADLPEMQNGDLLQVREVLVSLQQTAQYAIRNVEIAANLALNEESEHTTIK